CCGCAAGGCCGCACAGATGACCTTGATGCCGCGATCATGTCCGTCCAATCCGGGCTTGGCGGCCAAGACCCTGATTTTTCTTTCTTCCGGCATTGTCTTTCTCCTTATGCAAGTTATGCAAGGCGCAGTGGATAGAGATTCTTCGCTACGCTCAGAATGACGAGTTTACCCACACCATACGGCGGGCAATGCCTGCCCCACATTTTATAGGGGCGGGCGGGGACGCCCGCCCTACCAACCTGAACCTCACAACCAGATTTTTCGAGCCCAGGCGAGACGCCGTGCCATCAAATTACTTCCCCCTCACCCTAACCCTCTCCCCCACCGGGGGAGAGGGGACAAAGCTGAATCTCTTTAACGCTCTCATTAAATAGATAGTCTTCCCCGCTTCACCGCTTCCGTGCCTTTGCTGAAAGCTGAAAGCTGACCGCTGAAAGCTCTTTCACAGCAGCGCCGGGGCTTCGTATTCGCCGAAGACGCCTCGCAAGGTGTCGCAGACTTCGCCCAGGGTGGCCAGGTTCCTGACCGCGTTGAGGATGGGCGGCATGAGTGCGTCGGTGCCTTGGGCCGCAGTCTTGAGCTCGGCCAGGGCTGTCGCGACGGCGGCGTTGTCCCGGGTGTTTTTCAGTTCCTGGAGGCGAGCTATCTGTTTTGCGCCGACTTCCGGGTCGACCTTGAGGAGGCCCGTTTGTTTTTCTTCGTGGGTTTGGAAGCGGTTCAGGCCCACGACGATGCGCTCGCTCTTTTCGATCTCCCGCTGGAATTTATAGGCGCTGGCCGCAATCTCTCTCTGGATGAAGCCTTTTTCGATGGCCGCGACCGCGCCGCCCATGCGGTCGATCTGGTCGATGTATTCCTGGGCCCGGGCCTCCACGGCATCAGTGAGGTTTTCCAGATAATAAGAGCCCGCCAGCGGATCGATAGTATCGCAGACGTTGGTCTCGTAGGCCACCACCTGCTGGGTGCGCAGGGCCACCTGGACCGCCAGCTCAGAGGGCAAGGCCAGGGCCTCGTCAAAGGAGTTGGTGTGCAGGGACTGGGTGCCGCCCAACACGGCGCTCATGGCCTGGAAGGCCACCCGCATGATGTTGTTGAGGGGCTGCTGGGCGGTGAGGGAGCAGCCGGCGGTCTGGGTATGGAAGCGGAGCATCAGGGAGCGGGGGTCGGCGGCGTTGAAGCGCTCCTTCATGATCTTGGCCCACAAGCGGCGGGCGGCCCGGTATTTGGCCACCTCCTCCAGGAAGTCGGAATGGGCGTTGAAGAAGAAAGAGAGCCGGGGCCCGAACTCATCCACCTTCATGCCCGCGGCAATGGCGGCCTCGACGTAAGCGATGCCGTTGGCCAGAGTGAAGGCGATTTCCTGAACCGCAGTGGAGCCGGCCTCCCGGATGTGGTAACCGCTGATGCTGATGGTGTTCCACTGGGGCACTTCCTGGGTGCAGTAGGCGAAGATATCGGTGATGAGGCGCATGGAAGGCCGGGGGGCAAAGATATAGGTGCCCCGGGCCGGGTATTCCTTCAAGATATCGTTTTGCACGGTGCCCCGCAGTTTATTGAAAGGGACACCTTGCTTTTCCGCCACGGCCAGGTACATGGCCATAATGACGGCGCAAGGGGAATTGATGGTCATGGAGGTTGACACCTGGTCCAGAGGGATGCCCTGGAAGAGGCGCTCCATGTCCCACAAGGAGTCGATACAAACCCCGACCTTGCCCACTTCGCCCTGGGCCAGAGCGTGATCGGAATCATAGCCGATCTGGGTGGGGAGATCGAAGGCCACCGACAGCCCGGTCTGACCGGATTTCAAGAGGAAGTGGTAGCGTTCGTTGGTTTCCTCGGCGGTGGCAAACCCGGCATACTGGCGCATGGTCCAGAAGCGGCCGCGATAAGCGGTAGGCTGCACTGCGCGGGTGTAAGGGTACTGGCCGGGCAGACCCAATTGCTTCAGATAATCGAACTCTGCCATATCCAGGGGAGTATAAACCCTACCCACGGGGATGCCCGAAGTGTTGAGAAAATCCGCTTTGCGTTCCGGCATTTTCTGCAGCGCCTTGGCCACCTTTTCATCATACTTGGCCTTGGCTTCTTTAATGCGTTCCAACTGTTCTTTATCAGACATGCACTGTCCTCCCTGAAAAAACCGTTTTTGGTTTTTGGTTTTTCGTTTTTGGTTAAAA
This sequence is a window from Desulfobaccales bacterium. Protein-coding genes within it:
- a CDS encoding methylmalonyl-CoA mutase family protein, which codes for MSDKEQLERIKEAKAKYDEKVAKALQKMPERKADFLNTSGIPVGRVYTPLDMAEFDYLKQLGLPGQYPYTRAVQPTAYRGRFWTMRQYAGFATAEETNERYHFLLKSGQTGLSVAFDLPTQIGYDSDHALAQGEVGKVGVCIDSLWDMERLFQGIPLDQVSTSMTINSPCAVIMAMYLAVAEKQGVPFNKLRGTVQNDILKEYPARGTYIFAPRPSMRLITDIFAYCTQEVPQWNTISISGYHIREAGSTAVQEIAFTLANGIAYVEAAIAAGMKVDEFGPRLSFFFNAHSDFLEEVAKYRAARRLWAKIMKERFNAADPRSLMLRFHTQTAGCSLTAQQPLNNIMRVAFQAMSAVLGGTQSLHTNSFDEALALPSELAVQVALRTQQVVAYETNVCDTIDPLAGSYYLENLTDAVEARAQEYIDQIDRMGGAVAAIEKGFIQREIAASAYKFQREIEKSERIVVGLNRFQTHEEKQTGLLKVDPEVGAKQIARLQELKNTRDNAAVATALAELKTAAQGTDALMPPILNAVRNLATLGEVCDTLRGVFGEYEAPALL